The following DNA comes from Phycisphaerae bacterium.
GCCCCAGGGGCGGCCGCCGGCTGAACCTTGGTTGCGGGATCTTTCGCTACGAGATCCTGCCCAGCAATCTGAGCATGCCATCGAGAATGGTCATCGGATGGGGCGGGCAGCCCGGCACGAACAAGTCAACAGGCAAGCAGGCGGCCGCACCGCCGAGCACTTCCTCATGGTTGCTGTACACACCGCCCGAAATGGCGCATGCTCCGACCGCGATGACCAGCTTGGGAGCCGGCGTGGCCTCGTGGGTCTTGAGCAGAGCCTGCTTCATGTTTGCGGTCACAGGACCGGTCACCACCAGCCCATCGGCATGGCGGGGTGAGGCCACGAACTGGATGCCGAATCGGCTGAGATCGAATACCACAGTGGTCAAGACATTGAGGTCCGCCTCGCAGGCATTGCAGCCGCCGGCGCTGACTTGGCGAAGCTTGAGGGAGCGG
Coding sequences within:
- the nuoB gene encoding NADH-quinone oxidoreductase subunit NuoB codes for the protein MLSILTARLQQKHRTLAYPAAEPVLPDRLRGRPTIDGSKCGDGCDACARVCPTQAIKAEGKSTSIDLGRCLFCAECAQACPAAAVAFTTEYRLATRRRDDLVVGSDSYRLAEALDAQSRRLFGRSLKLRQVSAGGCNACEADLNVLTTVVFDLSRFGIQFVASPRHADGLVVTGPVTANMKQALLKTHEATPAPKLVIAVGACAISGGVYSNHEEVLGGAAACLPVDLFVPGCPPHPMTILDGMLRLLGRIS